A genomic window from Punica granatum isolate Tunisia-2019 chromosome 2, ASM765513v2, whole genome shotgun sequence includes:
- the LOC116197498 gene encoding probable anion transporter 6, chloroplastic isoform X2, whose product MASLRLMRADELCLLPRPTASQSSLFNTPFRAHRTQLAASKNRPKFRVLSSIREREAAVKENERVAKGEVPLVPVRDPDDSGRVSSSSADEVGFDGKWPPWKNLPQRYKLIGTTSLAFVICNMDKVNLSVAIIPMSHQFGWNSSVAGLVQSSFFWGYALSQLPGGWLAKIFGGRKVLEIGVLVWSLATALVPVLAGFMPGLLLSRILVGIGEGVSPSAATDLIARKMPLEERSRAVSFVFGGLSVGSVTGLLLAPPLIQNFGWESVFYLFGFLGIAWYFGFQLIEQEEHKGPSVASVSFSRSQPMYMNRSWDTSLKELGGTLKDVPWKAFFKTPAVWAMIYTHFCGSWGHYTCLSWLPTYFSEELNLNLTEAAWVSILPPLASVFVTSVASQFADNLISNGTEITKVRKICQSIAFLAPAICMTLSSVDLGLEPWEVVGILTGGLALSSFALSGLYCTHQDMSPEYASILLGITNTVGAVPGIIGVALTGFVLDSTHSWSISLFAPSIFFYLTGTIVWLSFASILGGTDCPAVSRGGGGGLPGEAHRPVAVTSVGGGVHSSCIIRAQRSLTMAR is encoded by the exons ATGGCCAGCTTGAGGCTGATGAGAGCTGACGAGCTCTGCCTCCTCCCTCGCCCCACCGCCTCGCAGAGCTCACTCTTCAACACCCCCTTCCGCGCCCACCGGACCCAGCTAGCTGCCTCAAAGAACCGGCCTAAGTTCCGGGTTCTCTCGAGCATCAGGGAAAGAGAAGCAGCCGTCAAGGAGAACGAGAGGGTCGCCAAAGGGGAGGTCCCTCTGGTCCCGGTCCGGGACCCGGATGATTCCGGCCGGGTCTCTTCATCATCCGCAGATGAAGTGGGGTTTGATGGGAAATGGCCGCCGTGGAAGAATCTGCCCCAGAGATACAAACTCATTGGCACCACCTCACTTGCTTTTGTCATCTGCAATATGGATAAg GTGAATTTGAGTGTTGCTATAATTCCGATGTCCCACCAGTTCGGGTGGAATTCTTCAGTCGCAGGGTTGGTGCAGTCATCCTTCTTCTGGGGGTATGCTCTGAGCCAATTGCCAGGCGGGTGGCTTGCCAAGATATTTGGTGGACG TAAAGTTCTTGAGATTGGAGTGCTCGTGTGGTCATTGGCAACGGCTCTTGTTCCTGTCCTTGCAGGTTTTATGCCTGGACTGCTATTATCAAGAATCCTG GTTGGAATAGGAGAAGGGGTTTCTCCATCTGCTGCAACTGACCTTATCGCCAG GAAAATGCCATTGGAAGAGCGTTCACGGGCAGTATCGTTCGTTTTTGGTGGTCTAAGTGTTGGAAGTGTTACAGG GCTTCTTTTGGCTCCTCCATTAATCCAAAACTTTGGTTGGGAATCTGTATTTTACCTGTTTGGATTTTTAGGGATAGCATG GTATTTCGGGTTCCAGCTCATTGAGCAAGAAGAGCATAAGGGACCTTCAGTAGCCTCGGTATCATTTTCAC GATCTCAACCTATGTATATGAATAGATCATGGGATACCTCTTTGAAGGAGTTGGGAGGGACACTAAAG GATGTGCCTTGGAAGGCGTTCTTCAAAACTCCAGCTGTGTGGGCAATGATTTATACTCATTTCTGTGGAAGTTGGGGTCATTATACTTGTCTTTCTTGGCTTCCGACTTATTTCAG TGAGGAGTTGAACCTGAATTTGACGGAAGCAGCCTGG GTCTCAATCCTTCCCCCACTGGCTTCGGTCTTCGTCACAAGCGTTGCCTCGCAGTTTGCTGACAATTTGATCTCAAATGGGACCGAAATAACTAAG GTCCGAAAGATTTGTCAAAGTATCGCATTCTTGGCTCCAGCAATATGCATGACACTTTCTTCTGTAGATCTCGGACTGGAACCATGGGAAGTTGTTGGGATTCTAACAGGCGGCTTAGCCCTCTCAAGTTTTGCCTTGTCAG GACTATATTGTACTCATCAAGATATGTCACCTGAATATGCTAGTATTCTCCTG GGCATAACCAACACCGTGGGGGCAGTTCCCGGGATCATTGGAGTCGCTCTCACTGGTTTTGTCCTCGATTCAACTCATTCTTGGAGT ATCTCGTTATTTGCGCCTTCTATCTTCTTCTACCTGACCGGGACAATCGTCTGGTTGTCGTTCGCAAGCA TTCTGGGAGGCACGGATTGTCCTGCAGTCAGCCGAGGTGGTGGTGGCGGGCTTCCCGGGGAGGCCCATCGTCCGGTTGCTGTGACTTCCGTAGGAGGTGGAGTACATTCCAGTTGCATAATTAGGGCACAGAGGTCCTTAACTATGGCAAGGTAG
- the LOC116197498 gene encoding probable anion transporter 6, chloroplastic isoform X1, with protein sequence MASLRLMRADELCLLPRPTASQSSLFNTPFRAHRTQLAASKNRPKFRVLSSIREREAAVKENERVAKGEVPLVPVRDPDDSGRVSSSSADEVGFDGKWPPWKNLPQRYKLIGTTSLAFVICNMDKVNLSVAIIPMSHQFGWNSSVAGLVQSSFFWGYALSQLPGGWLAKIFGGRKVLEIGVLVWSLATALVPVLAGFMPGLLLSRILVGIGEGVSPSAATDLIARKMPLEERSRAVSFVFGGLSVGSVTGLLLAPPLIQNFGWESVFYLFGFLGIAWYFGFQLIEQEEHKGPSVASVSFSRSQPMYMNRSWDTSLKELGGTLKDVPWKAFFKTPAVWAMIYTHFCGSWGHYTCLSWLPTYFSEELNLNLTEAAWVSILPPLASVFVTSVASQFADNLISNGTEITKVRKICQSIAFLAPAICMTLSSVDLGLEPWEVVGILTGGLALSSFALSGLYCTHQDMSPEYASILLGITNTVGAVPGIIGVALTGFVLDSTHSWSISLFAPSIFFYLTGTIVWLSFASRRLEGKHLSPAILGDGHKGLATVSTDLAYTPGVCEIENLPYTAFDSLQAGPAPCSGQWWRPWEVDKR encoded by the exons ATGGCCAGCTTGAGGCTGATGAGAGCTGACGAGCTCTGCCTCCTCCCTCGCCCCACCGCCTCGCAGAGCTCACTCTTCAACACCCCCTTCCGCGCCCACCGGACCCAGCTAGCTGCCTCAAAGAACCGGCCTAAGTTCCGGGTTCTCTCGAGCATCAGGGAAAGAGAAGCAGCCGTCAAGGAGAACGAGAGGGTCGCCAAAGGGGAGGTCCCTCTGGTCCCGGTCCGGGACCCGGATGATTCCGGCCGGGTCTCTTCATCATCCGCAGATGAAGTGGGGTTTGATGGGAAATGGCCGCCGTGGAAGAATCTGCCCCAGAGATACAAACTCATTGGCACCACCTCACTTGCTTTTGTCATCTGCAATATGGATAAg GTGAATTTGAGTGTTGCTATAATTCCGATGTCCCACCAGTTCGGGTGGAATTCTTCAGTCGCAGGGTTGGTGCAGTCATCCTTCTTCTGGGGGTATGCTCTGAGCCAATTGCCAGGCGGGTGGCTTGCCAAGATATTTGGTGGACG TAAAGTTCTTGAGATTGGAGTGCTCGTGTGGTCATTGGCAACGGCTCTTGTTCCTGTCCTTGCAGGTTTTATGCCTGGACTGCTATTATCAAGAATCCTG GTTGGAATAGGAGAAGGGGTTTCTCCATCTGCTGCAACTGACCTTATCGCCAG GAAAATGCCATTGGAAGAGCGTTCACGGGCAGTATCGTTCGTTTTTGGTGGTCTAAGTGTTGGAAGTGTTACAGG GCTTCTTTTGGCTCCTCCATTAATCCAAAACTTTGGTTGGGAATCTGTATTTTACCTGTTTGGATTTTTAGGGATAGCATG GTATTTCGGGTTCCAGCTCATTGAGCAAGAAGAGCATAAGGGACCTTCAGTAGCCTCGGTATCATTTTCAC GATCTCAACCTATGTATATGAATAGATCATGGGATACCTCTTTGAAGGAGTTGGGAGGGACACTAAAG GATGTGCCTTGGAAGGCGTTCTTCAAAACTCCAGCTGTGTGGGCAATGATTTATACTCATTTCTGTGGAAGTTGGGGTCATTATACTTGTCTTTCTTGGCTTCCGACTTATTTCAG TGAGGAGTTGAACCTGAATTTGACGGAAGCAGCCTGG GTCTCAATCCTTCCCCCACTGGCTTCGGTCTTCGTCACAAGCGTTGCCTCGCAGTTTGCTGACAATTTGATCTCAAATGGGACCGAAATAACTAAG GTCCGAAAGATTTGTCAAAGTATCGCATTCTTGGCTCCAGCAATATGCATGACACTTTCTTCTGTAGATCTCGGACTGGAACCATGGGAAGTTGTTGGGATTCTAACAGGCGGCTTAGCCCTCTCAAGTTTTGCCTTGTCAG GACTATATTGTACTCATCAAGATATGTCACCTGAATATGCTAGTATTCTCCTG GGCATAACCAACACCGTGGGGGCAGTTCCCGGGATCATTGGAGTCGCTCTCACTGGTTTTGTCCTCGATTCAACTCATTCTTGGAGT ATCTCGTTATTTGCGCCTTCTATCTTCTTCTACCTGACCGGGACAATCGTCTGGTTGTCGTTCGCAAGCA GAAGGCTGGAAGGGAAACATCTTAGTCCAGCAATCCTCGGGGATGGCCACAAAGGCCTGGCAACAGTCTCCACCGATTTGGCTTACACTCCCGGAGTATGCGAAATCGAGAATCTGCCATATACAGCCTTTGATTCCCTTCAGGCTGGCCCAGCACCCTGCTCCGGTCAATGGTGGAGGCCCTGGGAGGTTGACAAGAGGTGA
- the LOC116197498 gene encoding probable anion transporter 6, chloroplastic isoform X3, which yields MASLRLMRADELCLLPRPTASQSSLFNTPFRAHRTQLAASKNRPKFRVLSSIREREAAVKENERVAKGEVPLVPVRDPDDSGRVSSSSADEVGFDGKWPPWKNLPQRYKLIGTTSLAFVICNMDKVNLSVAIIPMSHQFGWNSSVAGLVQSSFFWGYALSQLPGGWLAKIFGGRKVLEIGVLVWSLATALVPVLAGFMPGLLLSRILVGIGEGVSPSAATDLIARKMPLEERSRAVSFVFGGLSVGSVTGLLLAPPLIQNFGWESVFYLFGFLGIAWYFGFQLIEQEEHKGPSVASVSFSRSQPMYMNRSWDTSLKELGGTLKDVPWKAFFKTPAVWAMIYTHFCGSWGHYTCLSWLPTYFSEELNLNLTEAAWVSILPPLASVFVTSVASQFADNLISNGTEITKVRKICQSIAFLAPAICMTLSSVDLGLEPWEVVGILTGGLALSSFALSGLYCTHQDMSPEYASILLGITNTVGAVPGIIGVALTGFVLDSTHSWSISLFAPSIFFYLTGTIVWLSFASSKPQNFSKADR from the exons ATGGCCAGCTTGAGGCTGATGAGAGCTGACGAGCTCTGCCTCCTCCCTCGCCCCACCGCCTCGCAGAGCTCACTCTTCAACACCCCCTTCCGCGCCCACCGGACCCAGCTAGCTGCCTCAAAGAACCGGCCTAAGTTCCGGGTTCTCTCGAGCATCAGGGAAAGAGAAGCAGCCGTCAAGGAGAACGAGAGGGTCGCCAAAGGGGAGGTCCCTCTGGTCCCGGTCCGGGACCCGGATGATTCCGGCCGGGTCTCTTCATCATCCGCAGATGAAGTGGGGTTTGATGGGAAATGGCCGCCGTGGAAGAATCTGCCCCAGAGATACAAACTCATTGGCACCACCTCACTTGCTTTTGTCATCTGCAATATGGATAAg GTGAATTTGAGTGTTGCTATAATTCCGATGTCCCACCAGTTCGGGTGGAATTCTTCAGTCGCAGGGTTGGTGCAGTCATCCTTCTTCTGGGGGTATGCTCTGAGCCAATTGCCAGGCGGGTGGCTTGCCAAGATATTTGGTGGACG TAAAGTTCTTGAGATTGGAGTGCTCGTGTGGTCATTGGCAACGGCTCTTGTTCCTGTCCTTGCAGGTTTTATGCCTGGACTGCTATTATCAAGAATCCTG GTTGGAATAGGAGAAGGGGTTTCTCCATCTGCTGCAACTGACCTTATCGCCAG GAAAATGCCATTGGAAGAGCGTTCACGGGCAGTATCGTTCGTTTTTGGTGGTCTAAGTGTTGGAAGTGTTACAGG GCTTCTTTTGGCTCCTCCATTAATCCAAAACTTTGGTTGGGAATCTGTATTTTACCTGTTTGGATTTTTAGGGATAGCATG GTATTTCGGGTTCCAGCTCATTGAGCAAGAAGAGCATAAGGGACCTTCAGTAGCCTCGGTATCATTTTCAC GATCTCAACCTATGTATATGAATAGATCATGGGATACCTCTTTGAAGGAGTTGGGAGGGACACTAAAG GATGTGCCTTGGAAGGCGTTCTTCAAAACTCCAGCTGTGTGGGCAATGATTTATACTCATTTCTGTGGAAGTTGGGGTCATTATACTTGTCTTTCTTGGCTTCCGACTTATTTCAG TGAGGAGTTGAACCTGAATTTGACGGAAGCAGCCTGG GTCTCAATCCTTCCCCCACTGGCTTCGGTCTTCGTCACAAGCGTTGCCTCGCAGTTTGCTGACAATTTGATCTCAAATGGGACCGAAATAACTAAG GTCCGAAAGATTTGTCAAAGTATCGCATTCTTGGCTCCAGCAATATGCATGACACTTTCTTCTGTAGATCTCGGACTGGAACCATGGGAAGTTGTTGGGATTCTAACAGGCGGCTTAGCCCTCTCAAGTTTTGCCTTGTCAG GACTATATTGTACTCATCAAGATATGTCACCTGAATATGCTAGTATTCTCCTG GGCATAACCAACACCGTGGGGGCAGTTCCCGGGATCATTGGAGTCGCTCTCACTGGTTTTGTCCTCGATTCAACTCATTCTTGGAGT ATCTCGTTATTTGCGCCTTCTATCTTCTTCTACCTGACCGGGACAATCGTCTGGTTGTCGTTCGCAAGCAGTAAGCCTCAGAACTTCTCCAAGGCAGACCGATGA
- the LOC116194289 gene encoding protein SRG1-like, translating to MEMKTVQELMAASNGGPETVPERFVRKAEGVEKAAAEAEADGLLPLADEAPIIDLSLLPPSPPPPASAEAVADELQSFHSALTSWGCFQAINHGMTGSFLDQVREVAKEFFALPSEEKQRYLRADGDMEGYGSDIILSDQQVLDWTDRLYLTVYPEDRRKLDYWPQKPDLFRGTIYEYSLKLRGIADIVLKAMALSLNLDTNAFLEKLRGNVRMDARFNYYPRCPRPDLVYGLKPHADGSSITIVLPDKEVEGLQFLRDGRWVKIPIVPHALLINIGDQVEILTNGMFKSPMHRAITNAEHDRISLAMFCYPDAETEIEPARELINESRPGLYKTVKNYPEIYFHYYQQGKRPIDAVKL from the exons ATGGAGATGAAGACTGTCCAAGAACTGATGGCAGCCTCTAATGGCGGCCCTGAAACTGTGCCCGAGAGATTCGTCCGTAAAGCTGAAGGAGTAGAaaaagcagcagcagaagcAGAAGCTGACGGGCTTCTTCCATTAGCAGATGAAGCCCCCATCATTGATCTGAGCCTCCTTCCTCcgtctcctcctccccctGCTTCTGCGGAAGCTGTTGCTGATGAGCTGCAGAGCTTTCACTCTGCTCTCACTTCCTGGGGCTGCTTTCAG GCTATAAACCACGGGATGACCGGTTCGTTTCTAGACCAAGTGAGGGAAGTTGCGAAAGAGTTCTTCGCACTTCCGTCGGAAGAGAAGCAGAGGTACTTGAGGGCAGATGGTGATATGGAAGGCTATGGCAGTGACATCATCCTTTCCGATCAACAAGTGCTTGATTGGACCGACCGGCTGTACCTCACGGTATATCCAGAGGATCGGCGTAAGCTCGATTACTGGCCCCAAAAACCCGATTTGTTCAG GGGAACAATTTATGAGTATTCCTTGAAGCTAAGGGGGATAGCCGATATCGTGCTAAAGGCAATGGCGCTCTCACTCAACTTGGACACCAATGCATTCTTGGAAAAACTCAGGGGAAATGTGAGGATGGATGCTCGATTCAACTACTACCCTCGATGTCCGAGACCCGACCTTGTTTACGGACTCAAACCGCATGCTGATGGGTCGTCTATCACGATTGTTCTGCCCGACAAAGAAGTGGAAGGTCTCCAGTTCCTGAGAGACGGCCGGTGGGTCAAAATCCCCATTGTTCCTCATGCTCTTCTCATCAACATAGGTGATCAAGTAGAG ATATTGACCAATGGGATGTTTAAGAGCCCAATGCACAGGGCAATCACGAACGCGGAGCATGACCGGATCTCTTTGGCAATGTTCTGTTACCCAGACGCAGAGACGGAGATCGAGCCCGCTCGTGAGCTCATCAATGAGTCAAGGCCCGGGCTCTACAAGACGGTCAAGAATTACCCAGAGATCTACTTCCATTACTACCAGCAAGGGAAGAGACCTATTGATGCTGTGAAACTTTAG
- the LOC116196082 gene encoding protein PHOX1-like — MMKKKSSKKKKQPGRSLSNLSHGKTGESSPKAIDEDTAVFIALSQELKDEGNRLFQKRDYGGAMLKYEKALKLLPRAHIDVAYLRSNMAACYMQMGLSEYPRAINECNLALEVAPKYSKALIKRARCYEGLNRLDLALRDTNNVLKMEPNNLMALEIAERVKASLEERGLTVKDDASIELPPDYVEPPSSAFKAAKKFKEKTQKKKNKGKKASPPQGSNENQVLNSNHEEKTEEKKAEDKLVVEEKIMNVNEEVSKRNVKLVLGEDIRWAQLPINCSLLHLREVIQDRFPSSRAVLIKYRDREGDLVTITSDEELRWAEASAESQGSVRLYVVEVSPEQDPFFGKISVKEGVENHKVEVDSNTLSENGDLVKPKEAEKHPTCIEDWIVDFAQLFKNYVGLDSDEYLDLHELGMKVYSEAMEETVTSEEAQSLFGMAAEKFQEMAALALFNWGNVHMSRARKGIYLNEDDSEDSSLLERIKDTYEFAQVEYKRAKTRYEEALKIKPDFYEAHLALGQNLFERARLSWYFAIGNNVDLENWPSSTEILELYNQAEDSMEKGMQMWEEAEERRLNEISRPSSTKLQIKKLGLEELSGDVSSEEALASQRASSVRKQINLLWGTMLYERSIVEFKLALPVWHECLDVAIEKFELAGASETDIAVMVKSHCSNDSTVEGLGFRIDEIVQAWNEMYEAKRWQSRFPSFRLEPLFRRRIPRLYQALENAQLQ, encoded by the exons atgatgaagaagaagagcagtaAGAAGAAAAAACAGCCAGGACGAAGCTTGAGTAATCTGAGTCATGGAAAAACGGGAGAAAGCAGCCCAAAAGCAATTGATGAGGACACGGCTGTGTTCATAGCGTTGTCTCAGGAGCTGAAAGATGAGGGGAACCGACTGTTCCAGAAGAGGGATTACGGAGGGGCTATGTTGAAGTATGAGAAAGCCCTCAAATTGCTCCCGAGGGCTCACATCGATGTTGCCTACCTCCGGAGTAATATGGCCGCTTGCTATATGCAAATGGGCCTGAGCGAGTACCCTCGAGCAATCAATGAATGCAACTTAGCTCTTGAAGTTGCACCCAAGTACTCGAAAGCTCTCATCAAGAGGGCGAGGTGCTACGAGGGCTTGAATCGGCTTGATTTGGCCCTTAGGGACACCAACAATGTCCTGAAGATGGAGCCCAACAATCTAATGGCGTTGGAGATTGCTGAGAGGGTGAAAGCTTCTCTCGAAGAAAGAGGGCTAACCGTGAAAGACGATGCCTCCATTGAGTTGCCCCCTGACTATGTGGAGCCCCCTTCATCAGCTTTTAAGGCCGCAAAGAAATTCAAAGAGAAGAcgcaaaagaagaagaacaagggGAAGAAGGCATCTCCTCCACAGGGGAGTAACGAGAATCAAGTTTTGAACAGTAACCATGAGGAGAAGACTGAAGAGAAGAAGGCTGAGGATAAGCTTGTGGTGGaggagaaaataatgaatgtGAATGAGGAAGTGTCCAAGAGGAATGTGAAGCTAGTGCTTGGGGAGGATATAAGGTGGGCTCAGTTGCCTATCAACTGCAGCCTCCTTCACTTGAGGGAGGTTATACAGGACAGGTTCCCGAGCTCCCGTGCAGTTCTTATCAAGTACCGGGACCGGGAAGGTGATCTAGTCACAATCACGTCTGATGAGGAGCTCCGGTGGGCAGAGGCATCAGCCGAGTCTCAGGGCTCGGTCAGGCTTTATGTGGTGGAAGTGAGTCCCGAGCAAGACCCGTTCTTTGGAAAAATTTCAGTGAAGGAGGGTGTCGAGAATCATAAGGTTGAAGTAGACAGCAACACGCTATCTGAGAATGGGGATTTGGTTAAACCTAAGGAAGCTGAGAAGCATCCAACTTGCATAGAAGATTGGATAGTCGATTTTGCTCAGCTGTTTAAGAACTATGTGGGGTTAGATTCCGATGAGTACTTGGACCTTCACGAGCTGGGGATGAAGGTATACTCGGAGGCAATGGAAGAGACAGTCACGAGTGAGGAGGCCCAGAGCCTATTTGGAATGGCCGCAGAGAAATTCCAGGAAATGGCTGCTCTTGCTCTGTTCAACTGGGGGAATGTCCACATGTCTAGGGCAAGGAAAGGCATATATTTGAACGAGGACGACTCAGAGGATTCCTCTCTCCTTGAGAGGATTAAGGACACTTATGAGTTCGCCCAGGTGGAGTATAAAAGGGCCAAAACAAGATATGAGGAGGCCCTGAAGATAAAGCCAGACTTCTACGAGGCTCACTTGGCCCTCGGGCAGAACCTGTTTGAGCGGGCAAGGCTCTCCTGGTACTTTGCTATTGGGAACAACGTTGATCTCGAGAACTGGCCATCTTCCACAGAGATTTTAGAGCTCTATAACCAAGCTGAGGATAGTATGGAAAAGGGGATGCAGATGTGGGAAGAAGCAGAAGAGAGAAGGCTAAATGAGATCTCGAGACCGAGCTCCACTAAACTCCAAATAAAGAAGCTGGGGCTGGAAGAGCTATCAGGTGATGTTTCCTCAGAAGAGGCTTTAGCTTCTCAGAGGGCTTCAAGTGTGAGGAAGCAGATCAATCTCCTCTGGGGCACCATGCTTTATGAGCGCTCAATTGTTGAGTTCAAGTTGGCATTGCCTGTTTGGCACGAGTGCTTGGATGTAGCAATCGAGAAGTTTGAGCTGGCTGGAGCTTCGGAGACTGATATTGCTGTTATGGTGAAAAGCCACTGCTCGAATGATAGCACAGTTGAAG GTCTGGGGTTCAGGATTGATGAGATAGTACAGGCATGGAATGAGATGTATGAAGCCAAGAGATGGCAGAGCAGGTTCCCATCATTTAGGCTCGAGCCACTATTCCGGAGGCGGATCCCCCGACTTTATCAGGCCCTTGAAAATGCTCAGCTACAGTGA